A stretch of the Chanos chanos chromosome 1, fChaCha1.1, whole genome shotgun sequence genome encodes the following:
- the adora2aa gene encoding adenosine A2a receptor a, with product MLSDAANVIYMLLELLIALLSILGNVLVCWAVALNSNLQSITNFFVVSLAVADIAVGVLAIPFSIVISTGFCARFYGCLFIACFVLVLTQSSIFSLLAIAIDRYIAIKIPLRYNSLVTGQRARGIIAICWVLSVIIGLTPMLGWHNTRKNDTNSSNSSCPPGMMECLFESVVVMDYMVYFNFFTCVLVPLLLMLAIYLRIFMAARHQLKRIKLKAVPSGEHKSRSVLQKEIHAAKSLAIIVGLFAVCWLPLHIINCFTLFCTECQRPPAWIMYLAIILSHANSVVNPFIYAYRIREFRHTFHKIVRHHVLGRTDPLQSSSSSSRTSTRTSMADSFSVKVNGLYSDRSSAGSNCESSEPSHEQQTVCEGSRQDTHQPSTGTSIHRHKTDHPFRHPQALLRGQAPCSSKRGPGVVEVRDGKGLGETHVHIKSALYKHISRCPELTEVS from the exons ATGCTGAGCGATGCCGCTAACGTCATTTACATGTTGCTGGAGCTGCTGATTGCCTTGCTGTCCATCCTGGGCAACGTCTTAGTCTGTTGGGCTGTTGCCCTCAACAGCAACCTCCAAAGCATCACCAATTTTTTCGTGGTGTCGCTGGCCGTCGCCGACATTGCCGTGGGCGTCCTCGCCATCCCTTTCTCCATAGTGATTAGCACGGGTTTCTGCGCAAGGTTCTATGGCTGCCTGTTCATTGCCTGCTTCGTGCTGGTTCTGACCCAGAGCTCCATCTTCAGTCTACTGGCAATAGCCATCGACCGCTATATTGCCATCAAAATCCCTCTCAG GTATAACAGCCTAGTAACAGGCCAGAGAGCCAGAGGAATCATAGCTATCTGCTGGGTGCTTTCAGTAATCATCGGCCTAACTCCCATGCTGGGCTGGCACAACACCCGCAAGAATGATACCAATTCATCAAACAGCAGCTGCCCGCCAGGTATGATGGAGTGCCTGTTTGAGTCGGTGGTGGTTATGGACTACATGGTCTACTTCAATTTCTTCACCTGTGTTCTGGTGCCCCTTCTGCTCATGCTGGCCATCTACCTGAGGATTTTCATGGCGGCCCGCCATCAGCTCAAGCGTATCAAGCTGAAGGCCGTACCGAGCGGAGAACACAAGTCCCGCTCCGTGCTGCAGAAGGAGATCCATGCGGCCAAGTCGTTGGCCATCATCGTGGGCTTGTTCGCCGTCTGCTGGCTACCGTTGCATATCATTAACTGCTTCACTCTCTTTTGCACCGAGTGCCAACGCCCGCCAGCCTGGATCATGTACCTGGCCATCATCCTTTCGCATGCCAACTCGGTGGTCAACCCTTTCATCTACGCCTACCGCATCCGAGAATTCCGCCACACCTTTCACAAAATCGTGAGGCACCACGTCCTGGGCCGGACGGACCCTTtacagagcagcagcagcagtagcagaacCTCAACCCGCACTAGCATGGCCGACTCCTTCAGCGTGAAGGTGAACGGACTTTACTCGGACCGCAGCAGCGCCGGTAGCAACTGCGAAAGTAGTGAGCCGAGTCACGAACAGCAAACTGTCTGTGAAGGCTCACGTCAAGATACACACCAGCCCTCAACAGGTACaagtatacacagacacaaaacagaccaCCCTTTTAGACACCCACAGGCCCTCCTTAGAGGACAGGCTCCGTGCTCTTCGAAAAGAGGCCCCGGAGTAGTAGAGGTGAGAGATGGAAAAGGACTGGGGGAGACACATGTTCACATTAAATCCGCTCTGTACAAACACATATCTCGCTGTCCCGAACTCACCGAGGTGTCCTGA